A single genomic interval of Penaeus vannamei isolate JL-2024 chromosome 33, ASM4276789v1, whole genome shotgun sequence harbors:
- the LOC138867980 gene encoding uncharacterized protein produces MSHPHPTPQVTLTPTAPQVTLTPCSQAAPHSHAPGHPHPTSCITLTPYAPGHHPRPALPHLYAPGHPTTPQVTLTPRPRSPSPMPRVTPSLQQPQAHPTPTPQVILTPRPRSSSPHALGHPHPTPQVTLTPPRSPAPTPQVTRTPRPRVTLTPPQVTLTPRPRVTLTPAPGHPHPTQSPLTHAPGHPHPTPQVTSYAPSRSPSPHAPGHPHPTPQVILTPRPRSSSPHAPGHPHPTPQVTLTPRPRSRSPPPQVTLTLSRPQASTLTPRPRSPSPHAPGHPHPTLPGHPQFNALCHHPTHALGHPHPTLPSPPPHGSSRPHPARPQATLTPDAPSHPHPTPQGLPFTPRSPGHHLMPRSPSHPTPQVTLTPRPRSPSPHAPGHPHPTPQVILTPRPRSSSPHALVGHHHAPQVTLTPRPVSPHLYGPRSLLTPPPQVALTPCPRPSTTPRSPRSPSPHARQVTLTPRPRSLLTTSQAHLTYAPGHLSPGRPRSPPPMPQVTSDHALGHLHHAQLHPHLHAPVVIPSPHALGSSTHAPEVCSSSFTPQAAISPTALVILTPRPRCPHLTPQVTLTPRPQVTPSPHAPGHPHPMAPGHPHPTPQVTFQPPLRPRVTLSAPRLPESPSLPRPRSSSPPCPRASSSPRPQVILTPRPRSLTTPSPPPHALVVTPHPTPQVTLTPTPQVTFTPTPPQVALTPTPQVTLTPRPQVTLTPLAPSHLSPHAPEVTLTRPQASLPPHPTPQVTLTPRPQVTPSPHAPRSPSPHAPGHPHPTPQVTLTRRPRPSTLHPTPQSHCLNLMPSDHPHPTPQVTTHPTPPGHPHPHAPGHPLT; encoded by the exons ATGagtcaccctcaccccacgccccaggtcaccctcactcccaccgcgccccaggtcaccctcaccccatGCTCCCAGGCCGCCCCCCACTcccacgccccaggtcaccctcaccccacgtCCTGTATCACCCTCACTCCCTACGCCCCAGGTCACCACCCACGCCCAGCTCTACCTCACCTCTACGCCCCAGGTCACCCCAccacgccccaggtcaccctcaccccacgccccaggtcaccctcacccATGCCCAGGGTCACTCCCTCACTCCAACAGCCCCaggctcaccccacccccacgccccaggtcatcctcaccccacgccctaggtcatcctcaccccacgccctag gtcatcctcaccccacgccccaggtcaccctcaccccGCCCAGGTCACCTGCccccacgccccaggtcacccGCACCCCACGCCCCCGAGTCACCCTCACCCcgccccaggtcaccctcaccccacgccccagagtcaccctcacccccgccccag gtcaccctcaccccacccagtcacccctcacccacgccccaggtcaccctcaccccacgccccaggtcaccTCTTACGCCCCCAGcaggtcaccctcaccccacgccccaggtcatcctcaccccacgccccaggtcatcctcaccccacgccctaggtcatcctcaccccacgccccaggtcaccctcaccccacgccccaggtcaccctcaccccacgccccaggtcacGCTCACCCCcgccccaggtcaccctcacccTGAGCCGGCCCCAggcctccaccctcaccccacgccccaggtcaccctcaccccacgccccaggtcaccctcaccccacgctCCCAGGTCACCCTCAATTTAATGCCCTGTGTCATCACCCCACCCACGCCCTAGGTCACCCTCACCCTACGCTCCCATCGCCCCCACCCCATGGCTCCAGTCGCCCTCACCCTGCACGCCCCCAGGCTACCCTCACCCCCGACGCCCCCagtcaccctcaccccacgccccaggGCCTACCCTTCACCCCACGCTCCCCAGGTCACCACCTAATGCCCAGGTCACCCTctcaccccacgccccaggtcaccctcaccccacgccccaggtcaccctcaccccacgccccaggtcaccctcaccccacgccccaggtcatcctcaccccacgccccaggtcaTCCTCACCCCACGCCCTGGTGGGTCACCACCACGcgccccaggtcaccctcaccccacgcccggTGTCACCTCACCTCTACGGCCCCAGGTCACTCCTCACCCCACCGCCCCAGGTCGCCCTCACCCCATGCCCCAGGCCTTCCACCACTCCACGCTCccccaggtcaccctcaccccacgcccgccaggtcaccctcaccccacgccccaggtcacTCCTCACCACGTCCCAGGCTCACCTCACCTACGCCCCAGGTCACCTTTCACCTGGCCGCCCCAGGTCACCACCTCCAATGCCCCAGGTCACCTCAGACCACGCCCTAGGTCATCTCCACCACGCCCAGCTTCATCCTCACCTCCACGCCCCTGtg GTCatcccctcaccccacgcccTAGGGTCATCCACCCACGCCCCTGAGGTTTGCTCCTCATCCTTCACGCCCCAGGCTGCCATCTCACCCACTGCCCTGGTCatcctcaccccacgccccaggtGCCCTCACCTcacgccccaggtcaccctcaccccacgccctcaggtcaccccctcaccccacgccccaggtcaTCCTCACCCAATGGCCCCAGGTCatcctcaccccacgccccaggtcaccTTTCAGCCTCCACTGCGCCCCAGGGTCACTCTCTCTGCCCCACGCCTCCCAGAGTCACCCTCACTCCCACGCCCCAGGTCATCCTCACCCCCATGCCCCAGGGCTTCATCCTCACCCCGCCCCCAGGTCatcctcaccccacgccccaggtcacTCACCACGCCCAGTCCTCCACCCCACGCCCTAGTGGTCActcctcaccccacgccccaggtcaccctcacTCCCACGCCCCAGGTCACCTTCACCCCCACGCCTCCCCAGGTCGCCCTCACTcccacgccccaggtcaccctcaccccacgcccccaggtcaccctcaccccacttGCCCCGAGTCACCTCTCACCCCACGCCCCCGAGGTCACCCTCACCCGCCCCCAGGCCTCACTgccccctcaccccacgccccaggtcaccctcaccccacgcccccaggtcaccccttcaccccacgcccccag gtcaccctcaccccacgccccaggtcaccctcaccccacgccccaggtcaccctcacccGGCGCCCCAGGCCTTCCACCCTTCACCCCACGCCCCAGAGTCACTGCCTCAATTTAATGCCCAGTGatcaccctcaccccacgccccaggtcaccACTCACCCCACGCccccaggtcaccctcacccccacgccccaggtcaccctcTTACTTAA
- the LOC138867981 gene encoding uncharacterized protein, with translation MGHPHPTPQVTLTPRPRSSSPHAPGSSHPRPAFILTPTPQVTFTPSHALPGHPLTPCPRSPHSSRSSHLTSPPLGHPHPVAPGHPHPAPEVTLTPRPQVTPHPTPQVTLTPRPRPTTPHAPGHPHPTP, from the exons ATGG gtcaccctcaccccacgccccaggtcaccctcaccccacgccccaggtcatcctcaccccacgccccaggCTCATCTCACCCACGCCCAGCTTTCATCCTCACTCCCACGCCCCAGgtcaccttcactccctcccacgccctcccagGTCACCCTCTCACCCCATGCCCCAGGTCACCTCACTCCTCACGCTCCAGTCACCTCACCTCACCGCCCCTAGGTCATCCTCACCCCGTcgccccaggtcaccctcaccccGCGCCCgaggtcaccctcaccccacgcccccaggtcacccctcaccccacgccccaggtcaccctcaccccacgccccaggCCAACGACCCCCCACGCCCCAGGTCATCCTCACCCCACGCCCTAG